A single genomic interval of Cupriavidus necator harbors:
- a CDS encoding PhoX family protein — translation MLEQPNAGRRKALKLLAGAPMLPLGLASTSLLAGCGGGDDAVAAPLPPAQAATFTTAEFVGMSAPTLATPDAMATTTVGSSLKVSFSDGSSQTYKLAYQPFFITGDTLPDGKGGTILAGGYYDINNKPIMDTSVAGKERQFFSDAPDGSSLLTLANPTVPGVKGKTVFAVVQFEYTTRNQGNVSMYGLLPSPIAVVTLDQDPATGKLTPVKYHNVDTSGVNGLWITCGASLSPWNTHLSSEEYETDLLNASAVTQLQGYSQNLYGDPARANAYNYGHLPEVTVNPDGTGTIKKHYCLGRISHELVQVMPDERTVLMGDDATNGGLFLFIADRARDLSSGTLYVAKWHQTSGVGPGSATLSWIRLGSATSAEIRALVDGGIRLADIMDVKTTDPADVSYTRIIYNGKPNWVKLMPGMEKAAAFLETHRYAALVGGSLGFTKMEGTTVNIKDKKAYSAMSRIESSMLTGNAANAGDIQVEGPYSGAVYELNLKGGQADKTGTAINSEWVPVDMAAVPALVSEDLGGGKMKQQDALGNFANPDKVATPDNLKFSEKLRTLFVGEDSNTHVNNFLWAYNVDTKVLSRVLSCPVGAESTGLHAVDEINGWTYVMSNFQHVGDWESPLHDKVRPTLEAKVMANYKDRFGAAVGYLTGDPTGVRLAKA, via the coding sequence ATGCTTGAACAACCCAATGCAGGCCGCCGCAAGGCCCTGAAGCTCCTGGCCGGCGCGCCGATGCTGCCGCTTGGCCTTGCCTCCACCAGCCTGCTGGCAGGTTGCGGCGGTGGCGACGACGCTGTCGCCGCGCCGCTTCCGCCGGCCCAGGCGGCCACGTTCACCACGGCCGAATTCGTTGGCATGAGCGCGCCGACGCTGGCAACGCCCGACGCCATGGCGACCACCACGGTGGGCTCCAGCCTCAAGGTGTCGTTCAGCGACGGCAGCAGCCAGACCTACAAGCTGGCCTACCAGCCGTTCTTCATCACCGGCGACACCCTGCCCGACGGCAAGGGCGGCACCATCCTGGCCGGCGGCTACTACGACATCAACAACAAGCCGATCATGGACACCTCAGTGGCCGGCAAGGAGCGCCAGTTTTTCTCCGACGCGCCGGACGGCAGCTCGCTGCTGACCCTGGCCAACCCGACCGTGCCCGGTGTCAAGGGCAAGACGGTGTTTGCGGTGGTGCAGTTCGAGTACACCACGCGCAACCAGGGCAATGTCAGCATGTACGGCCTGCTGCCGTCGCCGATCGCCGTGGTGACGCTGGACCAGGACCCGGCCACCGGCAAGCTGACCCCGGTCAAGTACCACAATGTCGATACCTCGGGCGTCAACGGCCTGTGGATCACCTGCGGCGCCAGCCTGTCGCCGTGGAACACCCACCTGTCGAGCGAGGAGTACGAGACCGACCTGCTGAACGCCAGCGCGGTCACGCAGTTGCAGGGCTACAGCCAGAACCTGTACGGCGACCCGGCCCGCGCCAACGCCTACAACTACGGCCACCTGCCGGAAGTCACGGTCAACCCGGACGGCACCGGCACCATCAAGAAGCACTACTGCCTGGGCCGCATCTCGCATGAGCTGGTACAGGTCATGCCCGACGAACGCACCGTGCTGATGGGCGACGATGCCACCAACGGCGGCCTGTTCCTGTTTATCGCCGACCGCGCCCGCGACCTGTCGTCCGGCACGCTGTACGTGGCCAAGTGGCACCAGACCTCGGGCGTGGGCCCGGGCAGCGCCACGCTGTCGTGGATCAGGCTGGGCAGCGCCACCAGTGCCGAAATCCGCGCGCTGGTCGACGGCGGCATCAGGCTGGCCGACATCATGGATGTCAAGACCACCGATCCCGCTGACGTCAGCTACACCCGCATCATCTACAACGGCAAGCCGAACTGGGTGAAGCTGATGCCGGGCATGGAAAAGGCCGCGGCGTTCCTGGAAACGCACCGCTACGCCGCCCTGGTCGGCGGCAGCCTGGGCTTCACCAAGATGGAAGGCACCACGGTCAACATCAAGGACAAGAAGGCCTACTCGGCCATGTCCCGCATCGAGTCGAGCATGCTCACGGGCAATGCCGCCAACGCCGGTGATATCCAGGTGGAAGGCCCGTACTCCGGCGCGGTCTATGAGCTGAACCTGAAGGGCGGCCAGGCCGACAAGACCGGCACGGCCATCAACAGCGAATGGGTGCCGGTCGACATGGCGGCGGTGCCCGCGCTGGTCAGCGAAGACCTGGGGGGCGGCAAGATGAAGCAGCAGGATGCGCTGGGCAACTTTGCCAACCCGGACAAGGTGGCCACGCCCGACAACCTGAAGTTCTCGGAAAAGCTGCGCACGCTGTTTGTCGGCGAGGACAGCAACACCCACGTCAACAACTTCCTGTGGGCGTACAACGTCGATACCAAGGTGCTCAGCCGCGTGCTGTCGTGCCCGGTCGGCGCCGAATCCACCGGCCTGCACGCGGTGGACGAGATCAACGGCTGGACTTATGTGATGAGCAACTTCCAGCACGTTGGCGACTGGGAATCGCCGCTGCACGACAAGGTGCGGCCGACGCTTGAAGCGAAGGTGATGGCCAACTACAAGGACCGCTTCGGTGCCGCCGTGGGTTACCTGACGGGCGATCCGACTGGCGTCAGGCTGGCCAAGGCCTGA
- a CDS encoding fragment of ATP-dependent DNA ligase, with the protein MRARARRKGWYKRADLVAHCVFDLLVGKGEDLCGQPIERRKSALRRLLADSPAGILYVDSIEDGAWLYGHVLTLGLEGVVGKRAGSLYRDGERSPDWMKIKRPGAVPFKRFRR; encoded by the coding sequence TTGCGGGCGCGGGCCCGGCGCAAGGGTTGGTACAAGCGCGCGGACCTGGTCGCCCACTGCGTATTTGACCTGCTAGTAGGGAAGGGGGAAGACTTGTGCGGGCAGCCTATAGAGCGTCGCAAGTCGGCACTCCGCCGATTGTTGGCCGATTCGCCGGCGGGAATCCTGTACGTGGACAGCATAGAGGATGGCGCATGGCTGTACGGCCACGTTCTCACGCTCGGCCTAGAGGGAGTAGTCGGGAAGCGCGCCGGGTCGCTGTATCGGGATGGCGAGCGCTCGCCCGACTGGATGAAAATTAAGCGGCCGGGGGCAGTACCGTTCAAGAGATTCCGACGTTAG
- a CDS encoding IMPACT family protein, with amino-acid sequence MPTYTLANPVRAEIEIRKSRFLALALPVADRDAAMAALQALRAEHPTATHVCWALLAGGASGMSDDGEPSGTAGRPILEVLRHHDLDGVLAAVVRYYGGVKLGAGGLVRAYTDAIAAALKTAERVERIAYGTLTVSVDYADEPRVRRWLDYDAQPGCTLADTAYGALATLVLRMPATQLDAARDALRDATHGRAQFPEAEGEDHG; translated from the coding sequence TTGCCCACTTACACGCTAGCCAACCCCGTCCGGGCCGAGATCGAAATCCGCAAGAGCCGCTTCCTGGCGCTGGCGCTGCCCGTTGCCGACCGTGACGCCGCCATGGCGGCGCTGCAGGCGCTGCGCGCCGAGCACCCCACCGCCACCCACGTGTGCTGGGCCTTGCTGGCTGGCGGCGCCTCGGGCATGTCCGACGATGGCGAGCCCTCCGGCACTGCCGGCCGGCCCATCCTTGAAGTGCTGCGCCACCATGACCTGGACGGCGTGCTGGCGGCGGTGGTGCGCTATTACGGTGGCGTCAAACTGGGGGCGGGCGGGTTGGTGCGCGCTTACACCGATGCCATCGCGGCCGCGCTGAAAACGGCCGAGCGCGTGGAACGCATCGCCTACGGCACCCTGACGGTGTCCGTCGACTATGCCGACGAGCCGCGCGTGCGCCGCTGGCTCGACTACGACGCGCAGCCGGGCTGCACGCTGGCCGACACCGCCTATGGCGCGCTGGCCACGCTGGTCCTGCGCATGCCCGCAACCCAGCTCGACGCCGCGCGCGACGCCCTGCGCGACGCGACCCACGGACGCGCCCAATTCCCGGAAGCGGAGGGTGAGGACCATGGCTGA
- a CDS encoding AAA family ATPase has translation MENGHFEQGRARDALSCLDAGCSRGEWIRLGMAAKAAGLSFEDFHLWSQNAPNYKGERDCLTAWNSFDDGPITESTLFRAARDAGWQGLYKAPRNGVGTIHALIQRPKEQAEPQVAPKVRIDPVSAFDAYPSAPAEHPYIVAKRGTADGLRIVPIENPLAIRGRSVAGYLAVPVRSLDGELRTVQYIPPPGAGEKLNAPGASFGSGMFVVGEVSADGRIYICEGIGHAWAVARADYQAAAVVTFGAGRFRVVGQALRERYPDARLVFVADRGKEAEAEGIARELCGSWVVAMPGDKPPNYDANDYELEHGTEALESLLQAAKAPPMHYQLQSGADLMDVPMPRWLVRGVLPADALAALFGPSGSGKSFIALDLCAAIADGAPEWFGRRVTGAPVTYCALEGARGLQKRIHAWTIRHHRPLPARLRFITQGIDLRNQDDIADLAAAVVASSAGDGLLVLDTLNRAAPGADENSSRDMGDLIEGAKELQRRIGGVVLLVHHTGKDGTKGLRGHSSLYAALDVAIEVSRTDSRREWSIAKSKDDEDGARAAFVLRVVELGSDPDGDPVTSCIVEPDGATAADTVQRLKLPQGSNQKIAYQAIGELLRHAKDFDKGGAPNGRPCIQIDSAFAAVAARMPCAEESRRYVARRAVTAMVGNGIYQVREGWLWHA, from the coding sequence ATGGAAAACGGCCATTTTGAGCAAGGCCGCGCCCGCGACGCGCTGTCTTGCCTCGACGCCGGGTGCTCACGTGGCGAATGGATTCGCTTGGGCATGGCCGCGAAGGCGGCCGGCCTTTCCTTCGAGGACTTCCATTTGTGGAGTCAGAACGCGCCGAACTACAAAGGCGAACGCGATTGCCTGACGGCGTGGAACTCCTTTGACGATGGCCCGATTACCGAGTCAACGCTCTTTCGCGCTGCCCGTGATGCCGGCTGGCAGGGTCTCTATAAGGCGCCTCGGAATGGCGTAGGCACCATCCACGCATTGATCCAACGCCCGAAGGAACAAGCCGAACCACAGGTCGCTCCGAAGGTGCGCATCGATCCTGTATCCGCTTTTGACGCCTACCCTTCCGCTCCGGCGGAGCATCCCTATATCGTCGCCAAGCGCGGCACGGCGGACGGTTTGCGCATTGTCCCCATAGAAAATCCGCTGGCAATCCGGGGGAGGTCCGTGGCTGGTTACCTAGCCGTCCCGGTACGCTCGCTCGACGGCGAACTGCGGACGGTCCAATACATCCCGCCTCCGGGCGCGGGCGAGAAGCTGAACGCGCCAGGCGCTTCCTTCGGTAGCGGCATGTTCGTCGTCGGCGAAGTCAGCGCCGATGGTCGCATTTACATCTGTGAGGGCATCGGCCACGCATGGGCTGTGGCGCGCGCAGACTATCAAGCAGCTGCCGTCGTCACGTTTGGTGCGGGCCGGTTTCGGGTCGTCGGACAAGCTCTGCGTGAGCGCTACCCCGATGCGCGCCTTGTATTCGTGGCAGACCGTGGCAAGGAAGCCGAGGCCGAAGGCATCGCCCGCGAACTCTGTGGCTCGTGGGTGGTCGCGATGCCCGGCGACAAGCCGCCGAATTACGACGCGAATGACTACGAACTCGAGCACGGCACCGAGGCGCTGGAGAGCTTGCTGCAAGCCGCCAAGGCACCGCCCATGCACTACCAGTTGCAATCGGGGGCCGATCTGATGGACGTGCCCATGCCGCGCTGGCTAGTGCGGGGCGTCCTGCCTGCCGATGCCCTCGCCGCCTTGTTTGGCCCCTCTGGCTCCGGCAAATCCTTCATTGCCCTGGACCTGTGTGCCGCCATCGCAGATGGGGCGCCAGAATGGTTCGGTCGCCGCGTTACTGGCGCGCCTGTCACGTATTGCGCTTTGGAAGGTGCGCGTGGGCTGCAAAAGCGGATACATGCATGGACTATTAGGCACCATCGTCCGTTGCCGGCTCGCCTGAGATTTATCACGCAGGGCATCGACCTGCGTAACCAGGACGACATCGCGGACCTCGCTGCCGCCGTCGTTGCTAGTAGCGCAGGTGATGGCCTGTTGGTGCTTGATACGCTGAACCGTGCCGCTCCAGGCGCCGACGAGAACTCCAGCAGGGACATGGGTGACCTCATCGAAGGCGCAAAGGAGTTGCAGCGGCGGATTGGCGGCGTCGTTTTGCTGGTTCATCACACTGGAAAGGACGGCACGAAAGGTCTGAGGGGGCATAGCAGCCTATACGCCGCGCTGGACGTCGCCATCGAAGTATCGCGCACTGACAGCCGCCGTGAGTGGTCCATCGCCAAGAGCAAAGACGACGAGGATGGTGCTCGGGCTGCCTTCGTACTGCGGGTGGTGGAACTCGGGAGTGATCCAGACGGCGATCCGGTTACATCCTGCATCGTCGAGCCAGATGGGGCAACCGCCGCCGACACGGTGCAGCGGTTGAAGCTACCGCAAGGCTCGAACCAGAAGATTGCCTATCAGGCTATCGGGGAGTTGTTGCGCCATGCAAAGGACTTCGACAAAGGCGGCGCGCCGAACGGTCGCCCCTGCATCCAGATCGACTCCGCATTTGCAGCCGTTGCTGCGCGAATGCCATGCGCCGAGGAAAGCCGCCGGTACGTCGCGCGGCGCGCGGTAACCGCAATGGTCGGCAATGGCATTTACCAAGTCCGGGAAGGCTGGTTATGGCACGCATGA
- a CDS encoding PolC-type DNA polymerase III yields MELIIFLGLIGLIAVLIYKLTKDSSDPVPSTSFSTSSRLVASNPLAHLPERFVVFDIETTGLDSERHEILEIGAIRVNRNSNNHDTFQVLVKPSRKVPKKITELTGITPEMIEAEGVSLESAVQDFAKFAGNLRLVSFNAEFDMAFISKAAGKSSITFANPVSCALKMSRRAWPDRKSYRLAEIAKDGNLDTSDMHRALGDCQRAAIVYCAAASRLGTVE; encoded by the coding sequence ATGGAATTGATTATTTTCCTTGGGCTTATAGGGTTAATTGCCGTCCTCATTTATAAGTTAACGAAGGACAGCAGCGATCCAGTTCCTTCAACTTCTTTCAGCACTTCTTCTCGACTGGTAGCTAGCAATCCACTGGCACACCTTCCGGAGCGATTTGTTGTGTTCGATATTGAAACAACTGGACTTGACTCGGAGCGACATGAAATCCTAGAAATAGGTGCAATCCGAGTGAATCGAAACTCAAACAATCACGATACATTTCAGGTTTTGGTAAAGCCATCAAGGAAAGTACCGAAAAAAATTACGGAACTTACCGGTATAACACCTGAAATGATTGAGGCAGAGGGAGTCTCCCTAGAGTCTGCAGTTCAAGACTTTGCCAAATTCGCGGGCAACTTGCGACTCGTATCGTTCAATGCCGAATTTGATATGGCCTTTATTTCCAAGGCCGCCGGAAAGAGTTCGATAACATTTGCAAATCCAGTTTCGTGTGCACTAAAAATGTCACGGCGTGCATGGCCCGACCGGAAAAGCTACCGATTGGCTGAGATTGCAAAAGATGGGAACTTGGACACTTCCGATATGCACCGGGCCTTGGGGGATTGCCAGCGTGCCGCAATTGTTTACTGCGCAGCGGCTTCCAGATTAGGCACAGTGGAATAG
- a CDS encoding GNAT family N-acetyltransferase encodes MPDQLPHIHSARLSLLPFRGDDAAEAFACITPTLARFMDWDPSPSPAAFETVWQGWLAGMARGSEFVLTIRRADDGLFLGLAGLHHADTPAPELGIWIREDCHGHAFGLEAVTALAQWAQDNLSPAHLVYPVAEPNWPSRRIAESLGGTVVGQATTRKFERLIYRIPGGR; translated from the coding sequence ATGCCTGACCAGCTTCCGCACATCCACTCCGCGCGCCTCAGCCTGCTGCCCTTTCGTGGCGACGACGCAGCCGAGGCGTTTGCCTGCATCACCCCGACGCTTGCCCGATTCATGGACTGGGATCCGTCGCCCTCGCCGGCGGCTTTCGAGACCGTGTGGCAAGGCTGGCTGGCAGGCATGGCGCGAGGCTCGGAATTCGTGCTCACTATCCGGCGTGCCGACGACGGGCTGTTCCTGGGGCTGGCGGGATTGCACCATGCCGACACGCCCGCGCCGGAACTCGGCATCTGGATCCGCGAGGACTGCCACGGCCATGCCTTCGGCCTGGAAGCGGTCACTGCGCTGGCGCAATGGGCGCAGGACAACCTGTCGCCGGCGCACCTGGTCTATCCCGTGGCCGAACCGAACTGGCCCAGCCGCCGGATCGCAGAGTCGCTTGGCGGCACGGTCGTGGGCCAGGCCACGACGCGCAAGTTTGAGCGCTTGATCTACCGGATTCCGGGGGGCCGTTGA
- a CDS encoding DUF938 domain-containing protein: MTGSTQDPDARRMAPATERNREPILAVLRKVLPASGTVLEIASGTGQHAVHFAAALPGLTWQPSDAEAAARASIAAWTAHAGLANVRAPLALDVCRQPWGIDAADAVVCINMIHIAPWAAAEALFAGAGKLLGPGGVLFLYGPYRRGGAHTAPSNAAFDAQLRATDADWGVRDMEAVIALGEAQGMRCDEPVPMPANNFSLTFHLNKIK, translated from the coding sequence ATGACCGGCTCCACCCAAGACCCCGATGCACGCCGCATGGCGCCCGCCACCGAGCGCAACCGCGAGCCGATCCTTGCGGTATTGCGCAAAGTGCTGCCCGCCAGCGGCACGGTACTGGAAATTGCCAGCGGCACCGGCCAGCATGCCGTGCACTTCGCGGCAGCGTTGCCGGGACTGACCTGGCAGCCAAGCGATGCGGAAGCCGCCGCGCGCGCGTCGATCGCCGCGTGGACCGCGCATGCGGGCCTGGCCAATGTGCGCGCGCCGCTGGCGCTGGATGTCTGCCGCCAGCCGTGGGGCATCGACGCCGCGGATGCGGTGGTCTGCATCAACATGATCCATATCGCCCCGTGGGCTGCGGCCGAGGCGCTCTTCGCAGGCGCCGGCAAGCTGCTGGGCCCGGGCGGCGTGCTGTTCCTGTACGGCCCCTATCGCCGCGGCGGCGCGCATACGGCGCCCAGCAACGCCGCCTTCGACGCGCAGCTGCGCGCCACCGATGCCGACTGGGGCGTGCGCGACATGGAAGCCGTGATCGCGTTGGGCGAGGCGCAGGGCATGCGCTGCGACGAGCCGGTGCCGATGCCGGCCAACAACTTCAGCCTAACGTTCCATCTCAATAAAATCAAATAG
- a CDS encoding surface-adhesin E family protein, with amino-acid sequence MKVKLFPLVAVAMLSTNVMAAKWEAIGVGGENTLLYVDATSISSSKGLKKAWLRYSYTTPQKGDYVTKFKDYRSVLTMNHFDCAGRRSAVSKQVIYEGDDGTGEVLGTNSIKNVENALDDVTPGTLGETALIRVCGK; translated from the coding sequence GTGAAGGTCAAACTGTTCCCGTTGGTGGCCGTTGCTATGCTATCCACGAACGTCATGGCGGCTAAGTGGGAGGCAATAGGCGTAGGCGGAGAGAACACTCTCTTATACGTCGACGCGACGAGCATCAGTAGTAGCAAAGGTCTGAAGAAGGCTTGGCTTAGATACAGCTACACCACACCGCAGAAAGGCGATTACGTCACCAAATTCAAGGACTATCGATCTGTCCTTACAATGAACCATTTCGACTGTGCAGGCCGTCGTAGCGCCGTGTCCAAGCAGGTTATCTATGAGGGGGATGATGGCACGGGTGAGGTTCTAGGGACGAACTCCATCAAGAACGTCGAGAATGCGCTAGACGACGTAACGCCCGGTACGCTGGGAGAGACTGCGCTGATACGTGTTTGCGGAAAGTGA
- a CDS encoding AAA family ATPase, translated as MRLEAVEVLGFKRLQKIELLTPSMTVLVGGNNSGKSSLLQAIHFAVTVLQSARLSADGGKPMNTLGFDQFIYKPTGDLIQLNHGTPITSKTGPEFTFTYTDAGAAEHLEFQLKLRRGKNANIAITFEDESTFFIRAANRSQPFSVFVPGLAGVPLREELRTPSVVANGIAQGDSNIYLRNVLYRICKDDAKLMRFHEVIASVFPGLTISTAFDPEAHLYIDISVHLDGRTVPLEMVGTGALQAIQLVAYVTAYDPALLLLDEPDAHLHPSNQKLLALTLQKIAEAGSTKVILATHSRHMFDALARDEATQIIWLKDGGKQEGAERNNLSVLLDLGALDSFELVHAGQKRIVVLTEDTKVARLEIFLRANGLNDADYFLQPLHGVNNLAAAVPIADYFTRQGDNTHVLVHRDGDGMTDAEKTWWLENESKKLPDRTTAFITPFTDIEHTFCRPAHISAVYGIPEADSEAMMAAIIAANQALLAAEFAQKRVSLKDTTLKRMKDASSATDMLAGGLKFEHIKGKRLMALVQTALQQAGHNPMRLTSTPSAALVYAPLRDKIAAIKAAVAAAEAAAQAAAPEAAAGAVAEVAAAGEAAAAGEVVQQ; from the coding sequence ATGCGACTCGAAGCCGTAGAGGTTCTTGGATTCAAACGCCTGCAGAAAATTGAGCTGCTTACACCGTCAATGACAGTGCTCGTCGGAGGCAACAATTCAGGCAAGTCGTCGCTGCTTCAAGCCATTCATTTCGCTGTTACTGTTCTCCAGTCAGCCCGTCTCTCCGCTGATGGGGGGAAGCCAATGAACACGCTTGGTTTCGATCAGTTCATATACAAGCCAACGGGCGACCTTATTCAGCTCAATCATGGCACTCCGATTACGTCAAAAACGGGCCCGGAGTTCACCTTCACCTATACCGATGCCGGCGCAGCGGAGCATCTGGAGTTCCAACTCAAGTTGCGTCGGGGAAAGAATGCGAACATCGCGATCACGTTTGAAGATGAAAGCACGTTCTTTATTCGCGCAGCCAATCGGAGCCAGCCTTTTTCTGTCTTCGTGCCTGGTCTAGCAGGAGTGCCTCTTCGGGAAGAATTAAGAACACCATCGGTCGTCGCAAACGGAATCGCCCAAGGCGATTCAAATATCTATCTTCGGAATGTTCTTTACCGAATCTGCAAAGACGATGCAAAGCTGATGCGATTCCACGAAGTGATCGCCTCCGTCTTCCCAGGTCTAACCATCTCAACAGCATTCGACCCCGAAGCTCACCTGTACATTGATATCTCTGTGCATCTGGATGGGCGCACTGTGCCGCTCGAAATGGTTGGCACCGGCGCACTTCAAGCCATTCAGTTGGTGGCATATGTCACAGCCTACGATCCGGCACTCCTTTTGCTCGACGAGCCTGACGCGCATTTGCATCCGTCAAACCAAAAGCTATTGGCATTGACGTTACAGAAAATAGCCGAGGCCGGCAGCACCAAGGTAATCTTGGCCACGCACAGTCGCCACATGTTCGACGCACTCGCACGCGACGAAGCAACCCAAATTATCTGGCTGAAGGATGGAGGAAAGCAGGAAGGAGCCGAGCGGAATAACCTTTCCGTGTTACTCGATCTCGGCGCACTGGATAGCTTCGAGTTAGTACACGCCGGCCAAAAACGAATTGTCGTCCTCACGGAAGACACAAAGGTCGCTAGGTTGGAAATCTTCCTGCGTGCGAATGGCCTGAATGATGCCGACTACTTCCTCCAACCCCTACACGGCGTTAACAATTTGGCGGCAGCGGTCCCCATCGCCGATTACTTTACGAGGCAAGGTGACAATACTCACGTCTTAGTACATCGCGACGGGGACGGCATGACAGATGCTGAGAAGACTTGGTGGCTAGAGAACGAGTCAAAGAAGCTGCCTGATCGAACAACTGCCTTCATCACGCCGTTCACTGATATTGAACATACCTTCTGCAGGCCTGCTCACATTTCGGCCGTCTACGGTATTCCTGAAGCTGACTCCGAAGCAATGATGGCAGCAATCATCGCTGCCAACCAAGCTTTGCTTGCAGCCGAGTTTGCGCAGAAGAGAGTTAGCCTCAAGGACACCACACTTAAAAGGATGAAGGACGCCTCATCCGCAACAGACATGCTGGCTGGCGGTTTGAAATTCGAACACATCAAAGGCAAGAGGCTGATGGCGCTTGTGCAAACAGCTCTTCAACAGGCGGGGCACAACCCGATGCGGTTGACAAGCACACCATCTGCAGCGCTTGTGTATGCACCTCTGCGCGACAAAATTGCCGCCATCAAGGCAGCAGTGGCTGCTGCTGAGGCAGCTGCTCAGGCCGCTGCTCCTGAGGCTGCCGCTGGGGCAGTGGCTGAAGTGGCTGCTGCCGGCGAGGCTGCCGCTGCTGGCGAGGTTGTGCAGCAATAG
- a CDS encoding RES family NAD+ phosphorylase, whose translation MERAVCYGCVKDLHLSEIIKAEGEKIECSVCDELEREAITIRRLGQIMEPIMREHFGLGQTVKRFGDNDSEWWEQEGDSLSYFVQDVLGQYFDFEDEIVSAIVDADDYWPGDGGEAYWDETSNYVPTRIRTGRYFEEWSYTLNELKHGRRFFSPSARALFEKLFQGIDELRARKGTRLHPVVRVLPKGTKIFRARLCSSRSLLKEIYADPIKHVGPPPAENARAGRMNAEGVVVLYGARDSETCLAEMRPALGSEVAIITMQTTHALRVLDFTRLDDARSGKALSYFQTDFTDQLERREFLRRLHSLISQPIVPGRESDYLITQTMAEYLAHVHEKPFDGILFSSVQRAGGINIVLFADKGLLTDKPEDAFRLKYVDGSIRLVSTTAIRYRHRELSVSAYDDGELWISNADGQEADQDWD comes from the coding sequence ATGGAACGAGCAGTCTGCTACGGCTGCGTCAAAGATCTCCACCTAAGCGAGATCATCAAGGCGGAGGGGGAGAAGATTGAATGCTCGGTTTGCGACGAGTTGGAGCGCGAGGCAATCACAATCCGACGCCTTGGCCAAATCATGGAGCCGATCATGCGCGAGCACTTCGGCCTTGGCCAAACGGTGAAGAGGTTCGGGGACAACGATTCGGAGTGGTGGGAACAAGAGGGCGACTCACTTTCGTATTTCGTCCAGGACGTGCTAGGCCAGTACTTTGACTTCGAAGACGAGATTGTCTCTGCAATTGTCGACGCAGATGACTACTGGCCGGGCGATGGTGGAGAGGCCTACTGGGATGAAACAAGTAACTACGTGCCCACACGAATTCGCACTGGTCGCTACTTTGAGGAGTGGAGTTACACACTGAATGAACTGAAGCATGGGCGTCGGTTCTTCAGCCCGTCCGCGCGCGCACTATTCGAGAAGCTGTTTCAAGGAATCGATGAATTGCGCGCCAGAAAAGGCACTCGACTCCACCCTGTCGTTCGCGTCCTGCCAAAGGGGACGAAGATCTTTCGAGCCCGCTTGTGTAGCTCGCGATCGCTTCTCAAAGAAATCTACGCCGATCCGATAAAGCATGTAGGGCCGCCTCCAGCCGAGAACGCTAGAGCTGGCCGCATGAATGCGGAGGGCGTCGTAGTTTTATATGGGGCGAGAGATTCAGAAACATGTCTGGCGGAGATGCGGCCGGCGCTCGGAAGCGAGGTCGCAATCATTACCATGCAGACCACGCATGCGCTACGCGTTCTGGACTTCACCCGTCTGGACGACGCACGCAGCGGGAAGGCACTGAGCTACTTTCAAACGGATTTCACCGACCAGCTTGAACGTCGCGAATTCCTGCGCCGACTCCACAGCCTAATATCTCAGCCAATCGTTCCAGGCCGGGAGTCAGATTACCTCATTACTCAAACGATGGCTGAATACCTTGCCCATGTCCATGAGAAGCCATTCGATGGAATCCTCTTCTCTTCGGTACAGAGAGCCGGCGGAATAAACATCGTTTTGTTCGCCGACAAGGGGCTACTTACCGACAAGCCTGAAGATGCGTTCCGGCTCAAGTATGTGGACGGAAGCATTAGACTGGTATCGACGACCGCGATCCGCTATAGACATCGCGAGCTAAGTGTTAGCGCCTATGACGATGGCGAACTATGGATAAGCAATGCTGATGGGCAGGAGGCCGACCAAGACTGGGACTAG
- a CDS encoding 2Fe-2S iron-sulfur cluster-binding protein gives MAEREPVAPDDRAEFTTSVLPGNTRFAAPAELSLLEAALLEGVSLPNSCRNGTCRACASRLHAGTIRYRIEWPGLSLDEREEGLILPCVACPASDVVIEPVSLG, from the coding sequence ATGGCTGAACGCGAGCCGGTGGCGCCCGACGACCGCGCCGAATTCACCACAAGCGTGCTGCCAGGCAATACCCGCTTCGCCGCGCCGGCGGAGCTGAGCCTGCTGGAAGCTGCCTTGCTCGAAGGCGTGTCGCTGCCCAACTCCTGTCGCAACGGCACCTGCCGCGCCTGCGCCAGCCGGCTGCATGCAGGGACGATCCGCTATCGGATCGAATGGCCGGGGTTGAGTCTGGATGAGAGGGAAGAGGGGCTGATCTTGCCGTGTGTGGCTTGTCCGGCCAGTGATGTGGTGATTGAGCCGGTAAGTTTGGGGTAG